A region from the Planctomycetota bacterium genome encodes:
- a CDS encoding acyl-CoA dehydrogenase family protein: MVDVYGVPAAGRDFVARAAALARSVAGPAAAEVDAQGRFPAEAIVALSREGFLGLCLPEAAGGRGQGPATFAAVVEELAQACASTAMIYVMHVSAAQAIAASRTLGGRDAILREIAEGRHLTTLAFSERGSRSQFWLPVSRLEEDGRAYVTSASKSWVTAAGHAASYVASAQAPGARSPLESAVYLVRRETPGVRVVSRFEGLGLRGNESAPVEFARVAVRKEDLLSEPGAGLSVMLEVVLPWFAVGTAAMAHGICRAALGATAAHLSEAGFETPGGKLRDLPNLRARLAEMSVRTEASRALLGHALARMAAPDATTPLFVLQARLAAIQAAVDVTDLALKTCGGAAFSRHLAVERFFRDARAGWVMAPTADHLLDFVGKALTGLPLF; the protein is encoded by the coding sequence ATGGTGGACGTGTACGGGGTGCCCGCCGCGGGCCGGGACTTCGTCGCCCGCGCCGCCGCTCTGGCCCGGAGCGTGGCCGGTCCCGCGGCCGCGGAGGTGGATGCCCAGGGACGGTTCCCCGCGGAGGCGATCGTGGCGCTCTCCCGGGAGGGATTCCTGGGGCTCTGCCTGCCGGAGGCCGCAGGCGGCCGGGGACAGGGACCGGCCACCTTCGCGGCCGTCGTCGAGGAGCTCGCCCAGGCGTGCGCCTCGACCGCCATGATCTACGTCATGCATGTTTCGGCCGCGCAGGCGATCGCCGCGTCCCGAACGCTCGGCGGGCGGGACGCGATCCTGCGCGAGATCGCCGAGGGACGTCACCTGACGACGCTGGCCTTTTCCGAGCGCGGCTCGCGGTCCCAGTTCTGGCTGCCGGTGTCCCGCCTGGAAGAGGACGGCCGCGCCTACGTCACCAGCGCCTCGAAGAGCTGGGTCACGGCCGCCGGGCACGCCGCCAGCTACGTCGCCAGCGCTCAGGCCCCGGGGGCCCGGAGTCCTCTCGAGTCGGCCGTCTACCTCGTGCGCCGGGAGACGCCGGGCGTCCGCGTCGTTTCGCGATTCGAAGGGCTCGGGCTGCGCGGGAATGAGTCCGCGCCCGTGGAGTTCGCCCGCGTCGCGGTCCGGAAGGAGGATCTTCTCTCCGAGCCGGGCGCCGGGCTGTCCGTCATGCTCGAGGTCGTCCTGCCGTGGTTCGCCGTCGGCACGGCGGCGATGGCCCACGGAATCTGCCGGGCGGCCCTTGGGGCCACGGCGGCGCACCTCTCGGAGGCCGGATTCGAGACGCCCGGGGGGAAGCTCCGCGACCTTCCCAACCTGCGCGCGCGGCTGGCGGAGATGAGCGTGCGCACGGAGGCTTCCCGGGCGCTTCTGGGGCACGCGCTCGCGCGGATGGCCGCGCCGGACGCGACCACCCCTCTGTTCGTCCTTCAGGCGCGGCTCGCCGCGATCCAGGCGGCCGTCGACGTCACCGACCTGGCGCTCAAGACGTGCGGAGGCGCGGCGTTCTCCCGCCACCTTGCGGTCGAGCGCTTCTTCCGGGACGCGCGCGCCGGCTGGGTCATGGCCCCGACGGCGGACCACCTGCTCGATTTCGTCGGCAAGGCCCTGACCGGACTTCCCCTTTTCTGA
- the larA gene encoding nickel-dependent lactate racemase, producing the protein MRRIRLQYGTEGLDLEVDAPNVTVVEPRYVPGLPDEAAAFREAVRAPIGRPPLREIVRANERVAVVIPDITRPLPSDRLLPWLFEELSHVPAANFVIVNGTGSHRANTPEELERMVGARIARSYRIVNHDAHDPSTHERAGTTKDGRTVYMNREYVRADRRIVLGFIEPHFMAGFSGGYKGVFPAIADIDSIMHYHRAAVIADPRSTWGVLEGNPTQEQIRHNGSLLPVDFCVNVTLNRDRRITGFYCGDPLEAHRRGSAFVRKTAMVACPEPFPVVVTTNGGYPLDQNLYQAVKGMSAGAQIVAPGGYILAAARCNDGFPSHGNFRKLLFEHASPQALLDTVLAPGFSMFDQWEAQILANILLRARVGLRSEIPDDEVRRAHLEPVADVSRRLSEELRRAGRDAPVAVLPEGPMTIPYLGAA; encoded by the coding sequence ATGCGCCGGATCCGTCTTCAGTACGGCACCGAGGGGCTCGACCTGGAAGTGGACGCTCCGAACGTGACGGTCGTCGAACCGCGGTATGTTCCCGGCCTCCCCGACGAGGCGGCGGCCTTCCGCGAGGCGGTGCGCGCCCCCATCGGGCGCCCGCCGCTGCGGGAGATCGTCCGGGCGAACGAACGGGTCGCGGTCGTCATTCCGGACATCACGCGTCCCCTTCCGTCGGATCGGCTTCTCCCGTGGCTTTTCGAGGAGCTTTCCCACGTCCCGGCCGCGAACTTCGTGATCGTCAACGGCACGGGATCGCACCGCGCCAATACGCCGGAGGAGCTGGAACGGATGGTGGGCGCGCGGATCGCCCGCTCCTATCGGATCGTCAACCACGACGCCCATGATCCGTCCACGCACGAACGGGCCGGAACCACGAAGGATGGACGGACGGTGTACATGAACCGCGAGTACGTGCGGGCCGACCGCCGGATCGTGCTCGGATTCATCGAGCCTCACTTCATGGCCGGCTTTTCCGGGGGCTACAAAGGCGTCTTCCCGGCGATCGCCGACATCGATTCCATCATGCACTATCACCGCGCCGCCGTGATCGCCGACCCCCGCAGCACCTGGGGGGTGCTCGAAGGCAATCCTACCCAGGAGCAGATCCGGCACAACGGATCGCTCCTGCCGGTGGACTTCTGCGTCAACGTGACGCTCAACCGGGACCGCCGGATTACGGGCTTCTATTGCGGCGATCCCCTGGAGGCGCACCGCCGGGGCAGCGCGTTCGTCCGCAAGACCGCGATGGTCGCCTGCCCGGAACCCTTCCCCGTCGTCGTCACCACGAACGGCGGATATCCGCTGGACCAGAACCTGTACCAGGCGGTGAAGGGAATGTCCGCCGGCGCCCAGATCGTCGCCCCCGGGGGATACATTCTCGCCGCCGCCCGCTGCAACGACGGCTTCCCGTCCCACGGGAACTTCCGCAAGCTGCTCTTCGAGCACGCTTCGCCGCAGGCGCTTCTGGACACCGTGCTGGCCCCCGGATTCTCGATGTTCGACCAGTGGGAGGCGCAGATCCTGGCGAACATCCTGCTCAGGGCCCGCGTGGGGCTCCGCAGCGAAATTCCGGACGACGAGGTCCGGCGGGCGCACCTCGAACCGGTGGCGGACGTCAGCCGTCGGCTCTCCGAGGAGCTGCGCCGGGCCGGCCGGGACGCCCCTGTGGCGGTTCTCCCCGAAGGACCGATGACCATTCCCTACCTCGGCGCCGCGTAG